One window from the genome of Bdellovibrionales bacterium encodes:
- the lipB gene encoding lipoyl(octanoyl) transferase LipB: MDSEQYSFTSKWLGKVPYREGLEIQKNTGQSVRKDPRQAMVLGLEHNSIVTLGIRGNARKDLCTSEEYLAQCGIELERIRRGGQATLHAPGQLVIYPILPVREWGIGTRELVGAIESATHQVLNQRGVSTISGAKEPGVYTERGKIGFFGLSIEKGVSSHGLAINVANNLDDFRHIRSCGVSHQPMDSLLYQGVSAEISGVFEDWSRSFHRALMALKNTI, encoded by the coding sequence ATGGATTCAGAGCAATACTCGTTTACGTCCAAATGGTTAGGGAAAGTTCCCTACCGAGAGGGACTTGAAATTCAGAAAAATACAGGCCAAAGCGTGCGCAAGGATCCGCGTCAGGCGATGGTTCTTGGACTCGAACACAATTCAATCGTCACTCTTGGAATTCGTGGCAATGCGAGAAAGGACCTCTGTACCTCTGAGGAGTATCTGGCACAGTGCGGGATTGAACTTGAGAGAATTCGGCGCGGCGGGCAGGCCACTCTTCATGCTCCGGGTCAGCTGGTGATTTATCCTATTCTTCCTGTCCGCGAGTGGGGAATCGGCACTCGCGAGTTGGTGGGGGCCATAGAATCTGCGACTCACCAGGTTCTTAATCAAAGAGGAGTATCGACCATTTCAGGGGCGAAGGAGCCAGGAGTGTACACCGAGCGCGGCAAAATCGGTTTTTTTGGTCTCTCGATTGAGAAGGGGGTGAGCTCCCACGGTCTTGCCATCAATGTAGCAAATAACCTTGATGATTTCAGACACATTCGTTCCTGCGGTGTTTCTCATCAGCCAATGGATTCTCTTTTGTATCAGGGTGTCAGCGCAGAGATATCAGGAGTTTTTGAGGATTGGAGCCGAAGCTTTCATAGGGCTTTGATGGCTCTAAAGAACACCATTTAA
- a CDS encoding insulinase family protein, translating into MTGINYTVYPADIKPDKFPEALSRLSAFFRDPKLSEEYIEKELNAVNQEYQNNRSKDSRRLWHITQKLIGRDHPLGRVFQGNSQTLADVRMTDLRELFDTHYVSGNLKLVLAGPQTLDELEALASQHFGPLPKKKFQQPLFPPLKLNSPGVIPVARVKSLTDRILSLSFRLPHDSTEVTSLNSQILGDAIKKLTPGGLPII; encoded by the coding sequence ATGACTGGAATCAATTACACTGTCTATCCTGCTGATATTAAACCAGACAAGTTTCCTGAGGCATTGTCTCGCCTCAGTGCCTTCTTTCGCGATCCCAAATTGTCCGAAGAATACATAGAGAAAGAGCTCAATGCCGTTAATCAAGAATATCAAAACAACAGAAGCAAAGACTCAAGAAGACTCTGGCATATCACGCAAAAGCTAATTGGCAGAGATCATCCCCTCGGACGCGTCTTTCAAGGAAACTCCCAGACCTTGGCTGATGTTCGCATGACTGATCTTCGTGAACTCTTTGATACTCATTATGTGTCTGGTAATTTGAAACTTGTTCTGGCAGGTCCGCAAACATTGGACGAACTGGAGGCTTTGGCGTCTCAGCATTTTGGTCCCTTGCCAAAAAAAAAATTCCAGCAACCTCTCTTTCCTCCTCTCAAACTCAATTCGCCCGGTGTTATTCCGGTCGCACGAGTCAAAAGCCTGACAGACAGAATACTCAGTCTTTCTTTTCGACTCCCTCATGATAGCACTGAAGTTACCTCTTTGAACTCCCAGATCCTAGGAGATGCTATTAAAAAGCTCACGCCCGGAGGCTTGCCCATCATTTGA
- a CDS encoding insulinase family protein, with amino-acid sequence MFTQLRIFVLLSVSCLTLLGHAMEKISPKCRTELTRLKVAREQNDSLRRRVFRLPNGLVTILFSDPKASKSAVALAVGTGSMQDPQGRPGSFHFLEHMVFINSNEYPEVDGYSRYVQGNGWHLQWHDWNQLHCLSC; translated from the coding sequence GTGTTTACCCAACTTAGGATTTTTGTTCTTTTGAGCGTATCCTGCCTAACTCTTCTTGGCCATGCCATGGAGAAAATATCTCCGAAATGCAGGACTGAGTTAACAAGATTGAAAGTAGCGAGAGAGCAAAACGACTCTCTCCGGCGGAGGGTTTTTAGATTACCTAACGGGCTTGTGACAATTCTATTTTCTGATCCCAAAGCAAGCAAGTCAGCTGTGGCTCTTGCGGTAGGCACTGGGAGTATGCAGGACCCACAAGGGCGGCCTGGTAGCTTCCATTTTCTGGAGCACATGGTCTTCATCAATTCAAATGAGTATCCCGAAGTAGACGGATACTCGAGATACGTTCAAGGCAATGGGTGGCACCTACAATGGCATGACTGGAATCAATTACACTGTCTATCCTGCTGA
- a CDS encoding penicillin acylase family protein: MAQESSNELKALLNLNRSQSFQQCLSSLVDFRSPAQNFICADANNISIRHNGRLPKRQNGQGTFVLDGRFSKENWQGWLSSEEALKKLIQHQALFIQRISVLSLELDPVTWDGVTQKHFVANELSIFYRRRHISMCSI, encoded by the coding sequence GTGGCACAAGAGTCGAGCAACGAACTGAAGGCACTCCTGAATCTCAATCGGTCTCAGAGCTTTCAGCAATGTCTGAGCTCACTTGTCGATTTTAGATCTCCAGCTCAAAATTTTATTTGTGCGGACGCTAATAATATCAGTATTAGACACAATGGGCGCCTGCCAAAGCGACAAAATGGCCAGGGTACGTTTGTTCTCGACGGACGGTTTTCGAAGGAAAACTGGCAGGGCTGGCTGTCCTCCGAAGAAGCCCTCAAGAAATTAATCCAACATCAGGCTTTGTTCATTCAGCGAATCAGCGTCCTGTCTCTCGAGCTGGATCCAGTTACCTGGGATGGAGTTACCCAGAAGCATTTCGTGGCAAACGAATTGTCGATTTTTTATCGTCGAAGACACATCTCGATGTGTTCGATATGA
- a CDS encoding penicillin acylase family protein: MGKFYFILVLGLTVIGHFGMGPIPPLMRRFSPFQGIWRGESQRFKTLSIRDAALRNEVQVVYDTAGIPHILAQSDEDLYWVQGYITAKDRLWQMDFQSRVADGSLSELIGEKAKAIDEYFVKLGMRQAIAAAEKELNSDTITRQPSKSYVEGVNAYINSLAEDDYPIEYFLTRTRPRLWTSRQISALLKLMAFRLSGYSDDLVLTRYLQKYGHESVENLFPEHLSLEIPFAKVRTKNILHPSGPKEKVFVTSLKTFPDSFQPIPGNGSNNWAVNGSKTKSGYTLLANDTHLSYSLPSIWYEMQLSSPGISVYGVTIPGAPGIIIGYNEKNCLGDNKRLY; this comes from the coding sequence TTGGGCAAGTTTTATTTTATTTTGGTGCTTGGATTGACTGTTATTGGCCACTTCGGCATGGGGCCAATTCCACCTTTGATGCGAAGATTCTCCCCTTTTCAAGGGATCTGGCGAGGAGAAAGTCAGAGGTTTAAAACGTTATCTATTCGAGATGCCGCTCTTCGAAACGAAGTGCAAGTGGTCTATGATACGGCTGGGATTCCTCATATATTGGCTCAAAGCGATGAAGACCTCTATTGGGTTCAAGGGTACATAACAGCAAAAGATCGCCTCTGGCAGATGGATTTTCAGTCACGGGTCGCTGACGGATCCTTATCCGAGTTGATAGGTGAGAAAGCCAAAGCCATAGACGAGTATTTTGTTAAGCTGGGGATGAGACAGGCAATCGCCGCTGCTGAAAAGGAATTGAACAGTGATACAATCACTCGCCAACCATCCAAATCCTACGTGGAAGGAGTGAATGCTTACATTAACTCTCTTGCGGAGGATGATTATCCCATCGAATATTTTCTGACGAGGACAAGGCCTCGACTGTGGACATCACGGCAAATATCGGCCTTGTTGAAGCTCATGGCTTTTCGTCTTTCGGGGTACAGTGACGATTTGGTTTTGACGAGATATTTGCAAAAATATGGACATGAAAGTGTCGAAAATCTATTTCCAGAGCATCTCTCTTTAGAGATTCCTTTTGCAAAGGTGAGAACGAAAAACATTCTTCATCCTTCTGGGCCAAAGGAAAAAGTATTTGTGACTTCTCTCAAAACTTTTCCAGATTCGTTTCAACCGATTCCAGGTAACGGCAGCAACAACTGGGCAGTCAATGGATCCAAGACCAAATCTGGATATACCTTGCTTGCCAATGATACGCATTTATCTTATAGCCTGCCGTCAATTTGGTATGAAATGCAGCTAAGTTCGCCTGGTATTTCCGTGTATGGAGTGACGATACCTGGTGCTCCGGGCATAATTATCGGATACAACGAAAAAAATTGCTTGGGCGACAACAAACGCCTCTACTGA
- a CDS encoding fibronectin type III domain-containing protein encodes MVNSLYQNLMLPLFLALPVLISSCASAPRIEGGKRSCFDLPLVVKWSAPELKVDEDEILRPLKGYRLYLKPSESKSYSEYISLGNVTQYKIDHLKKGMSYDLKVAAYNENGEGKPSRSVNRKICQ; translated from the coding sequence ATGGTTAATTCTTTATATCAAAATCTTATGTTGCCTTTGTTCTTAGCTTTACCAGTTTTGATCTCGTCTTGTGCCAGCGCACCGAGAATTGAGGGGGGAAAGCGAAGCTGCTTCGATCTTCCTCTCGTTGTCAAGTGGAGCGCTCCTGAACTCAAAGTAGATGAAGACGAAATACTAAGACCTCTTAAGGGCTACAGGCTTTATCTTAAGCCTTCAGAAAGCAAATCATATTCAGAATATATAAGCCTGGGAAATGTCACTCAGTATAAAATAGATCACCTAAAGAAAGGTATGTCTTATGATCTCAAAGTTGCTGCCTACAACGAAAACGGAGAGGGCAAGCCCTCTCGATCAGTGAATCGAAAAATTTGCCAGTGA
- a CDS encoding penicillin acylase family protein, which translates to MRPTKIDHLSRIPGLGATENIIMGGSQYAVNSNKGYHGPTWKMVVSFEPQPKGLGAFPGGVTGNPFDPDYQRFVKSWSEGHLRSFKFYRKSEDFAGDSRQILIFLPKRGAT; encoded by the coding sequence GTGAGACCAACTAAGATCGATCATTTGAGTCGCATTCCTGGTTTGGGAGCCACAGAAAATATTATTATGGGTGGCAGCCAATATGCGGTCAATTCGAACAAAGGTTACCATGGTCCGACCTGGAAAATGGTTGTCAGCTTTGAACCCCAGCCCAAGGGTTTGGGAGCATTTCCTGGTGGAGTAACTGGAAATCCATTTGATCCTGATTATCAGCGCTTTGTAAAATCTTGGTCTGAAGGTCATTTGAGGTCGTTCAAATTTTATCGCAAATCAGAAGATTTCGCAGGGGATTCTCGTCAAATTCTTATCTTTTTACCGAAGAGGGGAGCGACATGA
- a CDS encoding penicillin acylase family protein, with translation MIQLQNDVMNSHAKMALPFMLTLSGEGKVQTELGSELYEKLKKWDFLDSVESVQSSLFSFWWKHFETLLWEDDFGFSKAKLYPSRDRTLKLLENILSNDQHPDRRWVDNLLTLEQEDISRLLQFALKNAVEELRNQFEVIFKIGSGAK, from the coding sequence ATGATTCAGCTACAAAATGACGTCATGAATTCTCATGCGAAAATGGCTCTCCCTTTCATGCTAACTCTTTCCGGAGAGGGTAAAGTCCAAACGGAACTGGGATCAGAATTGTATGAAAAACTCAAGAAGTGGGATTTTCTTGACAGTGTTGAATCGGTCCAATCTTCTCTCTTCTCGTTTTGGTGGAAACATTTTGAAACCCTACTTTGGGAGGATGATTTTGGTTTTTCAAAAGCAAAACTCTATCCTTCTCGAGATCGAACATTGAAGCTGCTGGAGAATATTCTCTCTAACGATCAACATCCAGATCGTCGTTGGGTTGATAATTTGCTGACTTTGGAGCAGGAGGACATTTCTCGTCTTCTTCAGTTCGCTTTGAAAAATGCAGTTGAAGAATTAAGAAATCAGTTCGAGGTGATTTTCAAAATTGGGAGTGGAGCAAAGTGA
- a CDS encoding Ig-like domain repeat protein: protein MTVRAFNNIVLWSIVGLTLTFGFNNCAEQRFSTDRSSVVALLNQSGGILINRGDEFTQSKAVWLDIAADGASEMYITNDPTCSSGGDWENLKPLMPWDLEKENSLTSVYVKFKTRAGVESECLSDGIVHDNVGPSVAFSRAPESITSSRQAQFSILAKDSLSGLSEIECAGIDSLDFQPCSSLVSKAIPQENSYVFSVRAKDRAGNISETANHSWLVDWTPPIVTLNETPPVVTGSDRAKFTLSATDNLAGVKDIVCFQPVTNQEVSCKNGAFELSALTDGNYTTRMKAIDKAGNASDWKEYKWRVDLTAPSITLVSTPNPFDNRLSAKFEFEGKDGNDPVTAFKCRIDSGSFQACSSGSNYPVSAGSRKFEVVAVDGVGNTSVPAAYSWLVDNQVPTVTWISTPGQYSTDQNPKLVLSASDTGGSGIDKVICKLNGAPIECSNNTIAPANLAENRYQVSVTATDKAGNSSSPLAHLWNVDRTAPTIRFTKTPASLTQLTNDSFEFLGQDSVSPIASYQCRLDGSIFATCSSPSQFSDLAQGSHGFEVRAIDAAGNTSTSLPYSWTVDSVGPNIVILERPVDHVYGIEDKIKYQIADPYSQVVSVQCGLAGALTACNTQNAINLGVLNGGNYTYVVTANDQLGNSTTVEIKWKVQVNLDPRTQQFSIGSTNTALDVLFVVDNSGSMIEEQAEIKNRISGFISKLQGIDWQIAVTSTDPNQYIPITTGYGYSYEPWGDGQFRPFSNGNEILTPQAANPDLLLGNSIYMGTDGSGNERGINATYRVVQRAKSFSLSSQAKLLRSGAAFAAVLISDEDECSDGCSANVVSSSPQGLINLVKTELAPDKRFAFHSIVWRPGTACPTGYNQGHTYKQLTTLTGGILGDVCASSYANQLSDIGTSVRNLVKSVQLNCAPFDGDFNGQVDLAMYYIMPNQTKVLMTMATHPHALNDKLVTFTNPLPEGSYEFNYNCLK from the coding sequence ATGACTGTACGTGCATTTAATAATATTGTGCTTTGGTCCATCGTTGGACTCACTTTAACTTTTGGTTTCAACAACTGCGCGGAGCAGCGATTCAGCACAGACAGATCTTCTGTCGTAGCCTTGCTCAATCAGAGTGGCGGCATTCTCATTAATCGTGGTGATGAATTTACTCAGTCTAAGGCCGTTTGGCTTGATATCGCAGCGGATGGGGCATCAGAGATGTACATTACAAATGACCCAACCTGCTCATCGGGCGGAGATTGGGAGAATTTGAAACCACTCATGCCTTGGGATTTAGAGAAGGAGAATAGTTTAACTTCAGTCTACGTGAAGTTCAAGACACGTGCAGGAGTTGAATCAGAGTGCCTCAGTGACGGTATTGTGCACGACAATGTAGGTCCTTCTGTTGCCTTTTCTCGGGCTCCGGAATCCATTACGTCCAGTCGACAAGCACAATTCAGTATTTTGGCCAAAGATTCTCTCTCAGGACTATCTGAAATTGAGTGTGCCGGAATCGACAGTCTCGATTTTCAGCCTTGCTCTTCTCTCGTTTCAAAGGCTATCCCGCAGGAAAATTCATATGTATTTAGTGTCAGAGCGAAAGACAGAGCCGGAAATATATCTGAAACGGCAAATCACTCTTGGCTCGTCGATTGGACTCCACCCATCGTCACTTTAAATGAGACGCCTCCTGTGGTTACCGGAAGCGACAGGGCAAAGTTCACTCTTTCTGCGACAGACAATCTCGCTGGCGTGAAGGATATTGTGTGCTTCCAGCCCGTTACGAATCAAGAAGTTAGCTGTAAAAATGGCGCTTTTGAGTTATCCGCTTTAACTGATGGAAATTACACAACAAGAATGAAGGCGATAGATAAGGCTGGAAATGCATCTGACTGGAAAGAATACAAATGGCGCGTGGACCTAACGGCCCCCTCAATAACTCTGGTTTCAACTCCAAATCCTTTTGACAATCGTCTGTCGGCTAAATTTGAATTTGAGGGGAAAGACGGTAACGATCCGGTCACGGCATTTAAGTGTCGAATCGATAGTGGCTCCTTTCAAGCTTGCAGTTCGGGGTCTAATTATCCAGTTTCGGCGGGCTCTCGTAAATTCGAAGTTGTTGCCGTAGATGGAGTGGGAAACACCTCTGTGCCGGCCGCTTATTCTTGGCTCGTTGACAATCAAGTTCCAACTGTCACCTGGATTAGCACTCCTGGGCAATATTCAACGGATCAGAACCCAAAACTTGTTCTCAGCGCCTCTGACACAGGTGGTTCGGGCATTGATAAAGTCATTTGCAAACTGAATGGTGCCCCGATCGAATGCTCTAACAACACAATCGCACCAGCAAATCTGGCTGAAAATAGATACCAGGTTTCGGTGACTGCTACAGACAAGGCCGGAAATTCATCAAGCCCATTGGCACATCTTTGGAATGTTGACCGAACAGCACCCACCATCCGATTTACAAAAACTCCTGCTTCTCTGACTCAATTGACCAATGATAGTTTCGAATTTTTAGGACAGGATTCGGTTAGCCCCATTGCCTCCTATCAGTGTCGATTGGACGGAAGCATTTTTGCGACCTGCAGCAGTCCAAGTCAATTTTCCGACTTGGCACAAGGTTCTCACGGTTTTGAGGTGCGGGCCATCGATGCGGCTGGGAATACGTCAACTTCACTCCCCTATTCCTGGACGGTAGACTCCGTTGGTCCAAACATCGTCATTCTTGAACGTCCTGTTGATCACGTCTATGGCATTGAAGATAAAATTAAGTATCAGATAGCAGACCCATACTCTCAGGTGGTTAGCGTTCAATGTGGATTGGCTGGGGCTCTCACCGCTTGTAACACTCAAAACGCGATCAATCTCGGGGTATTGAATGGCGGAAACTACACCTATGTTGTGACGGCTAATGATCAACTTGGCAATTCAACCACTGTTGAAATTAAGTGGAAGGTGCAGGTAAATTTGGATCCCCGAACTCAACAATTTTCAATCGGTAGTACCAATACTGCTCTAGATGTTCTTTTTGTCGTCGACAACTCCGGATCAATGATTGAGGAACAGGCAGAAATTAAGAATCGAATCAGTGGGTTTATATCAAAACTTCAAGGAATTGATTGGCAAATAGCTGTGACAAGCACGGACCCAAATCAATATATTCCGATAACCACCGGATACGGTTACAGCTATGAGCCCTGGGGTGACGGACAATTCAGGCCATTCTCAAATGGAAATGAAATCCTCACTCCTCAAGCTGCAAACCCTGATCTTTTACTGGGAAACAGCATCTATATGGGTACAGACGGAAGTGGGAACGAGAGAGGCATAAATGCCACTTACAGGGTTGTCCAGAGGGCAAAGTCTTTCTCCCTTTCCTCTCAAGCCAAATTACTTAGGAGCGGAGCCGCCTTCGCAGCGGTGCTGATTTCAGACGAAGACGAGTGCAGCGACGGATGCAGTGCAAATGTCGTTTCTTCATCTCCGCAAGGACTCATAAATCTTGTCAAAACCGAATTGGCACCCGATAAGAGATTTGCTTTCCATTCGATTGTTTGGCGTCCTGGCACGGCCTGTCCGACCGGTTACAATCAAGGACACACTTATAAGCAATTGACCACTCTCACTGGTGGGATCTTGGGTGACGTTTGTGCTTCAAGCTACGCCAATCAATTGAGCGATATCGGCACTTCTGTGCGCAATTTGGTAAAGAGTGTTCAGTTAAATTGCGCCCCCTTTGACGGCGATTTCAACGGTCAAGTGGACCTTGCCATGTACTATATCATGCCCAATCAGACAAAAGTTCTGATGACAATGGCAACCCACCCCCACGCTCTCAACGACAAGTTGGTCACTTTCACCAACCCGCTGCCTGAAGGTTCCTATGAGTTCAACTACAACTGCTTGAAGTAA
- a CDS encoding CBS domain-containing protein, whose product MVAHPVTVSPDVGIVDAHEIMRGWGMRHLPVVVGDEIVGVLSERDIYRSISIKGTNKFSVREAMSDSPYVVSSGSTLKEVVNEMAKNKYGCVLVKGLKGGVRGIFTRTDALYVLCQLLSDPEDDFRIMNIEDYLTHHQKLAV is encoded by the coding sequence ATGGTGGCACACCCTGTAACTGTTTCGCCAGACGTCGGAATTGTTGATGCTCATGAAATCATGCGTGGCTGGGGCATGAGACACCTGCCGGTGGTCGTTGGAGATGAAATCGTGGGCGTTCTCAGCGAAAGGGATATTTACCGATCAATTTCCATTAAGGGAACCAACAAATTCAGCGTTCGAGAGGCCATGAGCGATAGTCCCTATGTTGTCTCTTCCGGATCTACTCTGAAGGAAGTGGTCAATGAGATGGCAAAAAATAAATATGGTTGTGTGCTCGTGAAAGGATTAAAGGGAGGAGTTCGCGGTATTTTTACAAGAACTGATGCTCTTTATGTTCTATGTCAATTGTTGTCAGACCCAGAAGATGATTTTCGGATTATGAATATAGAGGACTATCTCACACATCATCAGAAACTAGCTGTATGA
- a CDS encoding M20/M25/M40 family metallo-hydrolase, which produces MKVVIKNMRNILGKRWRHGVLGLLTVSLMWFNNCGKVYEPKLVSASCNQTKLVSPDELDKLIHEAHMLSESTQRIRCPGFFAVLKDDDSSPVAQVRAKLATNDCNQGGPPVDPIPPSPDEIKDRIIKELLPRANPQNIRNWVVKMSDNSLWPTRYHLSANNNAVSAWIQQEFQKLAAGRADVKVTLVSHQNTPQKSVEVLIGGTGANKSKFVVLGGHQDSINGQGSRNNPEAIAPGADDNASGVASLLEAFRIMMDGNYYPDATIAFYTYAAEEVGLVGSQEIARSYANASKSVLGVMQIDMAMYSSRGKPNILFINDFTSSALTKLASDLAKNYLGLTVNSMTCGYACSDHASWTKYGYPSFMPAEDDVEASIDRIHTANDLADSPMKEDYATKFSQLAVAFAVSMAGSK; this is translated from the coding sequence TTGAAAGTAGTTATTAAGAATATGAGAAATATCCTCGGAAAAAGATGGCGACACGGAGTTCTGGGGTTACTGACAGTCTCCTTGATGTGGTTCAATAATTGCGGAAAAGTCTATGAACCAAAATTGGTTAGCGCTTCATGCAATCAGACGAAACTCGTATCACCAGATGAGTTAGACAAGCTGATTCACGAAGCCCACATGTTGTCCGAATCTACCCAACGCATCAGGTGTCCTGGATTTTTTGCCGTATTAAAAGACGACGATTCCAGTCCTGTTGCTCAAGTCAGAGCCAAGCTTGCGACGAACGATTGCAATCAAGGAGGTCCTCCAGTTGATCCAATTCCTCCGTCACCAGATGAAATAAAGGATCGAATTATTAAGGAGCTTTTGCCGAGAGCCAATCCGCAAAACATCCGCAATTGGGTGGTTAAGATGAGTGATAATTCATTGTGGCCAACGAGATACCACCTCTCTGCGAACAACAATGCCGTCTCAGCATGGATCCAGCAAGAGTTTCAAAAACTGGCGGCCGGACGGGCCGACGTGAAAGTCACATTAGTGAGTCATCAGAATACCCCTCAGAAATCAGTAGAAGTATTGATCGGAGGGACCGGTGCCAACAAAAGCAAATTCGTTGTGTTAGGAGGACACCAAGACTCAATAAATGGACAGGGAAGTAGAAATAATCCTGAGGCAATAGCGCCAGGCGCTGATGACAACGCTTCGGGAGTTGCCTCACTGCTTGAGGCCTTTAGAATAATGATGGATGGAAATTACTATCCAGATGCGACCATAGCATTTTATACTTACGCGGCCGAAGAAGTGGGTTTAGTTGGAAGTCAAGAAATCGCTCGCTCCTATGCGAATGCAAGTAAAAGTGTATTGGGTGTCATGCAGATTGATATGGCCATGTATTCTTCACGAGGAAAACCAAATATTCTTTTTATAAATGATTTCACAAGTTCCGCATTGACAAAGCTGGCCTCTGATTTAGCCAAAAATTATCTTGGCCTCACTGTGAACAGCATGACCTGCGGCTACGCATGCAGTGATCATGCCAGTTGGACCAAATATGGATATCCTTCGTTCATGCCGGCTGAAGACGATGTCGAAGCGAGTATTGATCGAATCCACACGGCAAATGACTTGGCAGACAGTCCGATGAAAGAGGACTATGCCACAAAATTTTCTCAACTGGCCGTCGCATTTGCCGTATCTATGGCTGGATCAAAATAG